One Natrinema halophilum genomic window carries:
- a CDS encoding V-type ATP synthase subunit C, protein MSSGASNPEYVNARVRSRQAAMLADEDYRKLIRMGPSEIARFMEETEYEREINELGTRFSGVDLIEYALNRNLAKHFDDLLDWAEGRLYDLIARYLRKFDVWNVKTIIRGIYTDSDSEAIRTDLIRAGELDDRTIDRLVEVDSIEDVIEILGGTIFEAPLADAYEEFEAVGTLVPLENALDRAFYENLLEDLGRPQEGPEATYVEFLQTEIDFRNARNALRLARSGSDLDPAAYYIDGGVLFDESELNRLVGHYDELVDHIAENKRYGDRLSEALERLRDADSLIQFEHALDAALLEYADTLSSIYPTTITPVLSYILAKEREVENIRAIARGREVGLSESEIEEELVIL, encoded by the coding sequence ATGAGTTCAGGTGCCTCGAATCCGGAATACGTGAACGCTCGCGTTCGCTCGCGTCAGGCGGCGATGTTGGCGGACGAGGACTACCGCAAGCTGATCCGGATGGGGCCGAGCGAGATCGCGCGGTTCATGGAGGAAACGGAGTACGAACGCGAGATCAACGAACTCGGAACGCGGTTTTCGGGCGTCGACCTGATCGAGTACGCGCTGAACCGCAACCTCGCGAAGCACTTCGACGACCTGCTGGACTGGGCGGAGGGCCGTCTCTACGACCTCATCGCGCGCTACCTCCGCAAGTTCGACGTTTGGAACGTAAAGACGATCATCCGCGGGATCTACACGGATTCGGATTCCGAAGCGATCCGGACGGACCTCATCCGAGCCGGCGAACTCGACGATCGGACGATCGACCGGCTGGTCGAAGTCGACTCGATCGAGGACGTGATCGAAATCCTCGGCGGCACGATCTTCGAAGCGCCGCTCGCGGACGCCTACGAGGAGTTCGAAGCTGTCGGGACGCTCGTCCCACTCGAAAATGCGTTGGACCGAGCGTTCTACGAGAACTTGCTCGAGGACCTCGGCCGACCACAGGAGGGGCCGGAAGCCACGTACGTCGAGTTCCTGCAAACCGAGATCGACTTTCGAAACGCGCGAAATGCCTTGCGACTCGCAAGAAGTGGTTCCGATCTCGACCCCGCAGCCTACTACATCGACGGTGGCGTCCTGTTCGACGAGTCCGAGTTGAATCGACTTGTCGGTCACTACGACGAACTCGTCGACCACATCGCAGAAAACAAACGTTACGGCGACCGACTGTCGGAGGCACTGGAGCGCCTTCGTGATGCTGACAGCCTTATACAGTTCGAACACGCACTAGACGCTGCGTTGCTCGAGTACGCGGACACGCTCTCGAGCATCTATCCGACTACCATTACCCCCGTTCTCTCGTACATCCTCGCGAAAGAGCGCGAGGTAGAGAACATCCGTGCAATCGCGCGGGGACGCGAGGTCGGACTCAGCGAAAGCGAGATCGAAGAGGAGCTGGTGATCCTATGA